The following proteins come from a genomic window of Bradyrhizobium paxllaeri:
- a CDS encoding PaaI family thioesterase: MNANNDPDFAPIATRIRDNVGRQGFMSHIGAELSELTRGTCTLEVDRRPELLQQNGLFHGGVTAFLVDNATTIAAAASRGQSALTAEYKLNLLSPATGERLICRARVIKPGRQVAVVAADVFCVTDGIEKHTATALASIAMLDERATARIPSPA, encoded by the coding sequence ATGAATGCGAACAACGATCCCGACTTCGCCCCGATCGCGACCCGGATCCGCGACAATGTCGGCCGTCAGGGTTTTATGAGCCATATCGGGGCCGAACTGTCCGAGCTGACCCGCGGCACGTGTACGCTCGAGGTCGACCGTCGGCCGGAGCTGCTGCAGCAGAACGGCCTGTTCCACGGCGGCGTGACAGCCTTTCTCGTCGACAACGCCACCACGATTGCGGCAGCGGCATCGCGCGGCCAATCGGCGCTGACGGCCGAATACAAGCTGAACCTGCTGTCGCCGGCGACAGGCGAGCGCTTGATCTGCCGCGCACGCGTGATCAAGCCCGGACGTCAGGTGGCCGTGGTTGCGGCCGACGTGTTCTGCGTAACCGATGGTATCGAGAAGCACACCGCGACCGCGCTCGCCTCGATAGCGATGCTGGACGAGAGGGCTACCGCCAGAATCCCAAGCCCGGCCTGA
- a CDS encoding TetR/AcrR family transcriptional regulator: protein MSTAREDLLEAGLAVFDRDGFEGATVAAIRARARASNGSFFHFFGSKKELAGTLFLEILARYHAAVIAAVDERCGAREGVVRLIRAHLEWVVSARREARYLFEISRSEWTEEIRGAQRVQNLRLVEAVERWRAPLVERGELLPMTSSVFFSQIIGPAQIFCRAWLSGRDRADPREQAEMLIACAIRAVVAPERVQQPGEAR from the coding sequence ATGAGCACGGCACGCGAGGATCTGCTGGAAGCGGGATTGGCGGTGTTCGACCGTGACGGCTTCGAGGGCGCCACCGTGGCTGCCATCAGAGCCCGCGCCCGGGCGTCCAACGGCAGCTTTTTCCACTTCTTCGGCTCGAAGAAGGAGCTGGCCGGCACGCTCTTTCTGGAAATTCTCGCCCGCTACCACGCAGCCGTCATTGCCGCAGTCGATGAGCGCTGTGGCGCGCGGGAAGGCGTGGTGCGCCTGATCCGAGCGCATCTCGAATGGGTCGTCAGCGCCAGGCGCGAAGCGCGGTATCTGTTCGAGATTTCCCGCAGCGAGTGGACCGAGGAGATCCGCGGCGCGCAGCGCGTACAGAATTTGCGTCTGGTGGAAGCCGTCGAGCGATGGCGCGCACCGCTGGTCGAGCGCGGCGAATTATTGCCGATGACGTCGTCGGTGTTCTTCAGCCAGATCATCGGACCGGCGCAGATATTTTGCCGCGCATGGCTGTCGGGCCGTGACCGCGCCGATCCGAGAGAGCAGGCCGAAATGCTGATCGCCTGCGCCATCCGCGCGGTGGTCGCGCCCGAGAGGGTCCAACAACCGGGAGAAGCCAGATGA
- the rplI gene encoding 50S ribosomal protein L9, whose translation MEVILLERVAKLGQMGEVVKVRDGYARNFLLKRGKALRATADNRAKFDGMKAELEANNLKAKGEATKVAEKIDGRNVVVLRQASETGQLFGSVSVRDIIASFEADGVTISRSQVLLDAPIKTIGKHEIAIAVHPEVEVNVSVTVARSADEAERINRGEDISTRQEDQDAAAEALAAAGEFFDPEAQHDDEAPAPASTEK comes from the coding sequence ATGGAAGTCATCCTGCTGGAACGCGTCGCCAAGCTCGGTCAGATGGGCGAAGTCGTCAAAGTACGCGACGGCTACGCCCGCAACTTTCTGCTCAAGCGCGGCAAGGCGCTGCGCGCCACCGCCGACAACCGCGCCAAGTTCGACGGCATGAAGGCCGAGCTCGAGGCCAACAACCTCAAGGCCAAGGGCGAAGCAACCAAGGTCGCGGAGAAGATCGACGGCCGCAACGTGGTCGTGCTGCGTCAAGCCTCCGAGACCGGCCAATTGTTCGGCTCGGTGAGCGTGCGCGACATTATCGCCTCGTTCGAAGCCGACGGCGTCACCATCAGCCGCAGTCAGGTTCTGCTCGACGCCCCGATCAAGACCATCGGCAAGCATGAGATCGCCATCGCCGTGCATCCGGAAGTCGAAGTCAATGTCAGCGTCACCGTGGCGCGCAGCGCCGACGAAGCCGAGCGCATCAACCGCGGCGAGGACATCTCGACCCGTCAGGAAGACCAGGACGCCGCCGCCGAGGCGCTTGCCGCCGCCGGCGAGTTCTTCGATCCGGAAGCCCAGCACGACGACGAGGCGCCGGCGCCGGCTTCGACCGAGAAGTAA